One window from the genome of Oryza glaberrima chromosome 3, OglaRS2, whole genome shotgun sequence encodes:
- the LOC127768681 gene encoding uncharacterized protein LOC127768681, which produces MALQQRPGMLGIGCSNVLARARVQQCLAAASHSNMPCLPVLLHVNGSKKQGSSFLSSQRIGLSRRRRRRDLSGVVVAEASAAAGVTPASSSSPPGGISVSDVLWPSAGAFLAMAVLGRMDQMMAYKGVSLTIAPLGAVCAVLFTAPGSPAAKKYNMFVAQIGCAAFGVLALSLFGPGWLARGAALSASIAFMTITGASHPPAASLPLLFIDGPKFHHLQLWYALFPGAAGCIILCLIQEVVIYLKKNFKF; this is translated from the exons atggcaTTGCAGCAACGACCGGGGATGCTCGGCATTGGCTGCAGCAACGTCTTGGCACGAGCAAGGGTGCAGCAATGTCTAGCAGCGGCGTCCCACTCCAATATGCCATGTCTACCCGTCCTCCTGCATGTCAATGGCAGCAAGAAGCAGGGTAGCAGCTTCCTTTCTTCTCAGAGGATCGGCTtaagtaggaggaggaggaggagggacctGAGCGGCGTCGTTGTCGCGGaagcgagcgccgccgccggtgtcacgccggcgtcgtcgtcgtcgccgcctggCGGCATCAGCGTCAGCGATGTTCTTTGGCCCTCCGCCG GTGCATTCCTAGCAATGGCCGTGCTGGGAAGGATGGATCAGATGATGGCGTACAAGGGAGTATCATTGACAATTGCCCCTCTCGGAGCAGTCTGCGCTGTGCTTTTCACCGCTCCAGGCTCACCTGCTGCCAAG AAATACAACATGTTTGTTGCCCAGATTGGTTGTGCGGCATTTGGTGTGTTAGCCCTTTCCTTATTTGGGCCTGGATGGTTGGCAAGAGGTGCTGCTCTTTCTGCATCCATAGCATTCATGACAATTACAGGCGCCTCACACCCTCCAG CTGCAAGCTTGCCTCTCTTGTTTATTGATGGTCCAAAGTTTCACCACTTGCAACTCTGGTATGCCCTTTTTCCTGGAGCTGCAGGCTGCATAATTCTTTGCTTGATT CAAGAGGTGGTGATTTACCTGAAGAAGAATTTCAAGTTTTGA
- the LOC127768682 gene encoding uncharacterized protein LOC127768682, translating to MDGLLGGREGKRRRLSSSAPWRVADVDAWNKNKYIVNKYYCTDKCICFPCFLPFLIQVICWLDHRGEAWIRCCSLAASCSSLSGHSRWYQLLSHAVHVVSGDRLHGRHESKRNLIIFWCEDHHWPQCWQVLEMVYLPQVLRTSPTGKKEKNLSIL from the coding sequence atggatggcCTCTTGGGTGGACGTGAGGGGAAGAGAAGGCGGCTTAGCTCTTCAGCGCCGTGGAGAGTCGCAGATGTTGATGCCTGGAATAAGAACAAGTATATAGTAAACAAATACTACTGTACTGACAAGTGCATATGCTTCCCATGTTTTCTTCCGTTTTTGATCCAGGTCATATGCTGGTTGGATCACAGGGGAGAGGCATGGATCCGTTGCTGCTCCTTGGCAGCTTCTTGCTCATCGCTATCTGGCCACAGCAGATGGTACCAGTTGCTTTCACATGCTGTTCATGTGGTCAGTGGTGACAGGTTACACGGGCGGCATGAATCCAAGCGAAATCTGATTATATTTTGGTGTGAAGATCATCATTGGCCGCAATGCTGGCAAGTGCTAGAGATGGTCTATTTACCACAGGTTCTGAGAACATCCCCAACCggtaagaaagaaaagaatCTGAGCATTTTATAG